The Enhydrobacter sp. sequence GCGCCGCTGACAAGAAACAAGAGCAGGCACTCGGCCTTGCCAACTTGTTCATTCATGAGGGTCTGACCTTGGTGGTGGCGACCCCGGTATGCCTTTCTGCTACCGCCGGCGCAGCAGATCCTCTTCGGGCAGGCCCGCCTCGTAGTCGGCCAGCATCTTGTCGGCGTCGAACAGGACGCCGATCGGATTCCGCACGAAGGGCTCGGTCCGGAAGTAGGCTGCGGCTTCCTGCTTGGTATGGAAGGCATCGACCTGCAGCTCGACCTGGTTACCGTCGGGATCCTTGTAATACATCGACACGGTCGGGCCGTGGTTGATGGTGCGCACCGGCAGGATGCCCTCTGCCTTCAGTCGGCGATAGGTCGCAAGAAGCTGGCCGAGATCGCCGAAGCTGTAGGCGACATGCGACAGCCCGCAGGCATCGTCCGGCGGCGCCTTCAGGCCCTGCATCTGGATGAAGGCGACGCGGTGGTGCTCGTCGTCGTAGGTGACGAAGGAAATGTACTCGTTCTCGAACACCGGATGGGCAGCGAGCACCGTGCAGTACCAGTCGACCAGCGCCTTCTTGTTCGCCGTGCGCAGCACGAAGTGGGCGAACAGCGACGGTGCGATAGGCCTGCTATCGAGCGGGCGGCGGAGCCGGTCGGTGTCGGAGTCCATGCGGCGCCTCCATCAGCGGATGCTCACCGGCCTTCCCGGCTGGCGCGGCAGGAAGGCCGTCAACAGGCCCAAGCATAGCAGGAACGGCGTTACCTGATAGACCGTGTCGATGCTCGTCATGTCGGCGATCTTGCCCAAGGCGGCGGCGCCGAGGCCTCCCAGGCCGAACGAGAAGCCGAAGAACATGCCTCCGACCAGCCCGACCCGGCCCGGCATCAACTCCTGCGCATAGACCAGGATGGCGGGGAAGGCCGAGGCCATGATCATCGCGACCGTGACCGCGAGCACTCCGGTCCAGAACAGGTTGGCATGCGGAAGGATCAGCGCCACCGGCAGCGCACCCAGGATCGAGAACCAGATCACCGGAATGCGGCCGATCTTGTCGCCGACCCAGCCGCCCATCAGCGTACCCATCACGATGCCGATCATGAAGGCGAAGAGGTAGAACTGCGCCGCCTGCACTGAGAGGTGGAACTTGCTGATCAGGTAGAAGGTGTAATAGGAGCCGAGGCTTGCCTGATAGACGTTCTTGGAGAATAGCAGCATCACCAGCAGCCCCACCGTGACGATCACGCGGCCCTTCGAGAGGCCGTGCGGCGGTGCCGCAGCGGAGATCTTTCCCTTGGCCCGGACGGCGGGTTGGCCGGCGGCGCGCCGCGCGCGATACCAATGGCCGACCTGGAACAGGACGGTCATGGCGACAAGCGCCGCGGCGCAGAACCAGACGATGCTTCCCTGCCCACGCGGCACGACGATGAAGGCCGCCAGCAGCGGACCCGACGCCTGACCGAGATTGCCGCCGACCTGGAACAGCGACTGGGCGAGGCCGTAGCGTCCGCCGGCGGCCATGCGCGCCACACGCGAGGCCTCGGGATGGAACACCGACGAGCCCATGCCGATCAGCGCCGCCGAGACGAGGATCATCGGGTAGGAGTGCGCGCGCGACATCATCAGCAGCCCGACCAGCGTGAAGCCCATGCCGGCCATCAGCGAGTAGGGCTGGGGCTTCCTGTCGGTGTACATGCCGACGACCGGCTGCAGCATCGACGCGGTGAACTGGAAGGCGAGCGTGATGAAGCCGACCTGGCTGAACGACAGCGCGTAGTTGCTCTTCAGGATGGGATAGATCGCCGGCACCAGCGACTGCATCATGTCGTTCAGCAGGTGGCAGAAGCTGAGCGACAGGATGACGGCGAAGGTCGTGCTGTCGGCCGCGGCCTGGTCGGCCAGAGACGCCCGCTCGGTCGCGATAGGGGCGGCTCCGGCCGCCATCGTATCGTCGGTCATACTAGCATACTAAAATGCAACCGGCGCCTCGACCACCGCGCAGATGCAGACCAGCCCTGCGCGAGGGGCGCGCGATGCGACTCGCGTGCCGACGATGACGCAACGTCTGCAATGGCGTAGCGTTGTCGGCGACCGATGGCGCTCCAAGGCATCCCCACTGACGTTCCGGCGCGGCTCGATCGACTGCCCTGGAGCGCCTTCCACCGGCTGGTCGTGATCGCGCTCGGCATCACCTGGATCCTCGACGGGCTCGAGGTCACGCTGGCGGGCTCCGTGGCCGCGGCATTGCAGACCAGTCCGCGCTTGCATCTGACCGCGGAGCAGGTCGGCCTCACCGGCAGTGCCTATCTCGCCGGCGCGGTCCTGGGCGCTCTTTACTTCGGCCATCTCACCGACCGTCTCGGCCGCAAGAAGCTGTTCAATGTCACGCTCGGCGTTTATCTGCTGGCGACGGCGGCGACGGCCTTCTCGTGGAACTTCGAAAGCTTCCTGTTCTTCCGCTTCCTCACTGGGGCGGGCATCGGCGGCGAATACTCGGCCATCAACTCGGCGATCCAGGAGTTGATCCCGGCGCGCCTGCGCGGCCGCACCGATCTCGCGATCAACGGCAGCTTCTGGGTGGGTGCGGCCCTGGGCGCGATCGTGTCGGTGCCGCTGCTCGATCCAAACCTGTTCGGACCCGATCTCGGCTGGCGTATCGCCTTCGGCAGCGGCGCGGTGCTGGGTCTCGTCATCCTCTATCTGCGGCAGTTCCTGCCCGAGAGCCCGCGCTGGCTGATGATCCACGGCAAGGAGGGCGAGGCGAGCCGCGTCGTCGACGAGATCGAGGCGCGGGTGAGGGCGAGTGTCGGCGGCCCGCTGCCGGCGGTGAAGGCGGGGCTCCATCTCGGTGCGCCCCATCGGCTGACGATGGCCTCGGTCGCGCGCACCCTGCTGCGCGCCTACCCCGGCCGCACCGCGCTCGGCATCGTGCTGATGGCTTCGCAAGCCTTCGTCTACAACGCGATCTTCTTCACCTACGCATTGGTGCTCACCAAGTTCTACGACGTCGCCGCCGATCGCGTCGGGCTGCACATCCTGCCCTTCGCAGTGGGCAATTTCCTGGGACCGGTGCTCCTCGGTCCGCTCTTCGACACGCTCGGCCGCAAGCCGATGATCGCGCTCACCTACAGCATCGCCGGTCTGCTGCTCGCGGCGACCGCGTGGCTGTTCAGCGCCGGCCTGCTCGATGCCACGACCCAGACCGTCCTGTGGAGCATCGTCTTCTTCTTTGCCTCGGCCGCCGCGAGCGCCGCCTACCTCACGGTAGGCGAGAGCTTCCCGCTCGAGGTCCGGGCGCTCACCATCGCTCTGTTCTACGCCTTCGGCACGCTTTTGGGCGGCGTCGGCGGACCGTGGCTGTTCGGCGTCCTGATCGAGGGCGAGGGACGGGGCGGAATCGTCTGGGGCTACGCTCTCGGTGCAGCCCTGATGGTGGTCGCGGCGTTGGTGGAACTGAAGCTTGGCGTAAGAGCGGAAGGCAAGTCGCTCGAGGACGTGGCGCCGCCGCTGTCGTCCTCGGATTGAGTCTCCCCCCATATCGTGGCAGGGCTATCGCATTTCGCGAAAAGCCGGTTGCAAGAAACGGTGTCATCGGGAGCGAAGCGAAGGATCTTTTGCGACACCGATCAAAGATCCCTCACTGCGCTCGGGATGACACGGCGGGATTGCCCGTCAGGGAGA is a genomic window containing:
- a CDS encoding VOC family protein — encoded protein: MDSDTDRLRRPLDSRPIAPSLFAHFVLRTANKKALVDWYCTVLAAHPVFENEYISFVTYDDEHHRVAFIQMQGLKAPPDDACGLSHVAYSFGDLGQLLATYRRLKAEGILPVRTINHGPTVSMYYKDPDGNQVELQVDAFHTKQEAAAYFRTEPFVRNPIGVLFDADKMLADYEAGLPEEDLLRRR
- a CDS encoding MFS transporter; amino-acid sequence: MALQGIPTDVPARLDRLPWSAFHRLVVIALGITWILDGLEVTLAGSVAAALQTSPRLHLTAEQVGLTGSAYLAGAVLGALYFGHLTDRLGRKKLFNVTLGVYLLATAATAFSWNFESFLFFRFLTGAGIGGEYSAINSAIQELIPARLRGRTDLAINGSFWVGAALGAIVSVPLLDPNLFGPDLGWRIAFGSGAVLGLVILYLRQFLPESPRWLMIHGKEGEASRVVDEIEARVRASVGGPLPAVKAGLHLGAPHRLTMASVARTLLRAYPGRTALGIVLMASQAFVYNAIFFTYALVLTKFYDVAADRVGLHILPFAVGNFLGPVLLGPLFDTLGRKPMIALTYSIAGLLLAATAWLFSAGLLDATTQTVLWSIVFFFASAAASAAYLTVGESFPLEVRALTIALFYAFGTLLGGVGGPWLFGVLIEGEGRGGIVWGYALGAALMVVAALVELKLGVRAEGKSLEDVAPPLSSSD
- a CDS encoding MFS transporter, whose product is MTDDTMAAGAAPIATERASLADQAAADSTTFAVILSLSFCHLLNDMMQSLVPAIYPILKSNYALSFSQVGFITLAFQFTASMLQPVVGMYTDRKPQPYSLMAGMGFTLVGLLMMSRAHSYPMILVSAALIGMGSSVFHPEASRVARMAAGGRYGLAQSLFQVGGNLGQASGPLLAAFIVVPRGQGSIVWFCAAALVAMTVLFQVGHWYRARRAAGQPAVRAKGKISAAAPPHGLSKGRVIVTVGLLVMLLFSKNVYQASLGSYYTFYLISKFHLSVQAAQFYLFAFMIGIVMGTLMGGWVGDKIGRIPVIWFSILGALPVALILPHANLFWTGVLAVTVAMIMASAFPAILVYAQELMPGRVGLVGGMFFGFSFGLGGLGAAALGKIADMTSIDTVYQVTPFLLCLGLLTAFLPRQPGRPVSIR